A section of the Verrucomicrobium sp. GAS474 genome encodes:
- a CDS encoding autotransporter-associated beta strand repeat-containing protein, giving the protein MKTHSLLSRSLLGAAVLLCLGGVGGVVADTAESVWNGGTTAWTTSGNWSAGVPSATVSAEFNSTFTNQPVIAAATTLQGLWLADGLGQTLTISPSAIQTFELVGTATLNGLANTAILIDNSGNFGLTFSNKLNLVVDNSSSFLVNNASALTLSGTVAVATGQTLTLGGTNASGSIVLNGVVSGAAVKVNTAGTVSLFAVNTFTDGLAVQSGTVLLKSGGAGATTTAISLGGTGGSGSAALMGANNSNATIANAIVLGTTTGTLTLGQASGGTSASATFSGAISGAHDLVIANNSSATGNVSLTGGVNNSGTITNNGSSTTVITTGNMQGGVIINSALGANVTGIVQDSATSSLYINGVSAAQNTAFVGTVTVKKGTLLVGGTSAFGASANVITLGDSSGSNAATLMNLGTTSLTNKISLGGTTGALTIASYGIVSNQPFTLTGGVDLNGRDVQFINNVTNAGTTNLTESGAINGTGSVTVTTNSTSATLMSGGFNQIGNLNLVSAAGGTTSVTGTVNNTGIVTHSGAGTGATTISSQIKTNVTGVVQNSLTSALILSNANTYNGPTTINAGTLLVTSNGGTGTGLVTVNSTGILGGTGTITPSTTLGSGQVIVNSGGAIAPGLAGSIGTLNFTGAAVTGNVVTLASGAKLNFDLGASSTSDKIVFFSYVSGDLSLSANAFNFSGTQAGTYTLFQFYSSSNTSTAASVNFQSSDFDLAGSTGLDGYTATLDFTTVGQINLIVAAAVPEPATWVLLLASALFVAVASRRRLLACGTVRG; this is encoded by the coding sequence GTGAAAACTCACTCCCTCCTCTCTCGCTCCCTTCTCGGGGCGGCGGTCCTCCTTTGCCTGGGAGGTGTCGGCGGGGTCGTGGCCGACACGGCGGAATCGGTCTGGAATGGCGGGACGACGGCTTGGACGACGTCCGGGAATTGGTCGGCGGGCGTTCCTTCGGCGACGGTCAGCGCCGAGTTCAACTCGACCTTCACGAATCAGCCGGTGATCGCCGCCGCGACGACGCTGCAGGGGCTTTGGCTGGCTGACGGCCTCGGTCAGACTCTCACCATCAGTCCCTCGGCGATCCAGACTTTCGAGCTGGTCGGTACGGCGACGCTCAACGGCCTCGCCAACACGGCGATCCTGATCGACAACAGCGGCAACTTTGGGCTGACCTTCAGCAATAAGCTGAACCTGGTTGTCGATAACAGTTCGAGCTTCCTCGTCAACAATGCCTCGGCATTGACCCTCAGCGGCACGGTCGCCGTCGCCACGGGCCAGACCCTCACGCTCGGCGGAACGAACGCCTCCGGGAGCATCGTCCTCAACGGCGTCGTCAGCGGCGCTGCCGTGAAGGTGAACACGGCGGGGACGGTTTCCCTCTTCGCGGTGAATACCTTCACCGATGGGCTGGCGGTCCAGTCGGGGACGGTCCTGCTGAAGTCGGGAGGGGCGGGGGCGACGACCACGGCGATCTCTCTGGGCGGTACGGGCGGCAGCGGCTCGGCGGCGCTCATGGGCGCCAACAACAGCAACGCCACCATCGCCAACGCCATCGTCCTCGGCACCACCACGGGCACCCTCACGCTGGGGCAGGCAAGCGGCGGTACGAGCGCCTCGGCGACTTTCAGCGGCGCGATCAGCGGAGCCCACGACCTCGTCATCGCCAATAACTCGAGCGCGACCGGCAACGTTTCCCTCACGGGCGGCGTCAACAACTCCGGGACCATCACGAATAACGGCAGCAGTACCACGGTCATCACTACGGGGAATATGCAGGGCGGCGTGATCATCAACAGTGCCCTCGGGGCCAACGTGACGGGCATCGTCCAGGACAGCGCCACCTCTTCCCTCTATATCAACGGCGTCAGTGCTGCCCAGAACACGGCCTTCGTCGGAACGGTCACGGTGAAGAAGGGGACGCTGCTCGTCGGGGGCACCTCCGCGTTCGGGGCCTCCGCCAACGTGATCACGCTGGGCGATTCTTCCGGCTCCAACGCCGCGACCCTCATGAATCTCGGTACGACCAGCCTCACGAATAAGATCAGTCTGGGCGGCACGACCGGCGCGCTGACCATCGCGAGCTACGGGATCGTCTCGAATCAGCCGTTTACCCTGACCGGCGGAGTCGACCTGAATGGTCGCGACGTTCAATTCATCAACAACGTCACGAATGCGGGGACAACCAACCTGACCGAAAGCGGCGCCATCAACGGCACGGGCAGTGTGACCGTGACGACCAATTCGACGAGCGCCACGTTGATGTCGGGTGGCTTCAACCAGATCGGCAACCTCAATCTGGTCAGCGCGGCGGGCGGCACGACTTCGGTGACCGGCACGGTGAACAACACCGGGATCGTCACCCATTCGGGAGCCGGAACGGGTGCGACCACGATCAGCAGCCAGATCAAGACGAACGTGACGGGGGTTGTCCAGAACAGCCTGACGAGCGCTCTCATCCTCAGCAATGCCAACACCTATAACGGCCCCACCACCATCAACGCGGGTACCCTTCTCGTCACGAGTAACGGCGGCACCGGTACGGGTCTCGTCACGGTGAACAGCACCGGCATTCTCGGCGGCACCGGCACTATCACGCCTTCGACGACGTTGGGCAGCGGCCAGGTCATCGTGAACAGCGGCGGCGCGATCGCCCCCGGCCTCGCCGGTTCGATCGGCACCCTCAATTTCACCGGGGCGGCGGTGACCGGAAACGTGGTGACGCTGGCCTCGGGCGCGAAGCTCAACTTCGATCTCGGTGCCTCGAGCACGAGCGACAAGATCGTCTTCTTTAGCTACGTCAGCGGCGATCTCTCCCTCTCGGCGAACGCTTTCAACTTCAGCGGGACGCAGGCGGGGACCTATACCCTCTTCCAGTTCTATTCCAGCAGCAACACGTCGACGGCTGCCTCGGTCAACTTCCAGTCCTCCGACTTCGACCTCGCGGGGAGCACCGGCCTCGACGGGTACACCGCCACGCTCGATTTCACGACCGTCGGCCAGATCAATCTCATCGTCGCCGCCGCCGTGCCGGAGCCTGCCACCTGGGTTCTCCTCCTCGCGTCGGCGCTGTTTGTCGCCGTCGCTTCCCGTCGCCGTCTCCTCGCCTGTGGCACGGTGCGCGGTTAG
- a CDS encoding prepilin-type N-terminal cleavage/methylation domain-containing protein, with product MNSSAPSRSVSLRRSARRGGFTLVEVLVAITVLTLITTLLTQMMGTAQKVSNVVQQRINNFTKARALLDLLARDLSAGLYRSDLAVYPAGSQTTIAFYTLRPGASSAATRNLALVQYSIDATSTDSILKRSDLSIGWGSQAKDVSFGDATLTNLARVTPSDTASGVVGLQIRFVMADGTTQSTYANTVDNPLRAIGVTLAVVDDESLKRMTPAELLSLRGTLASAAPANYTVKEAWQKSLDGSFDWAAYPASLRNGLQIFERFVYVSPVF from the coding sequence ATGAATTCATCAGCGCCATCCCGCTCCGTTAGCCTCCGCCGTTCCGCCCGGCGCGGCGGCTTCACCCTCGTCGAGGTCCTCGTCGCCATCACCGTCCTGACGCTGATCACCACCCTGCTGACGCAGATGATGGGGACGGCGCAGAAGGTCTCCAACGTCGTCCAGCAGCGGATCAACAACTTCACGAAGGCCCGCGCCCTGCTCGACCTCCTGGCGCGCGACCTCTCCGCGGGGCTCTACCGGAGCGACCTCGCCGTCTACCCCGCCGGAAGCCAGACAACGATCGCCTTCTACACCCTTCGCCCCGGGGCCAGCTCCGCCGCCACGCGGAACCTCGCCCTCGTCCAGTACTCCATCGACGCGACCTCGACCGACAGCATCCTGAAGCGGAGCGACCTCTCGATCGGCTGGGGCTCCCAGGCGAAGGACGTCTCCTTCGGCGACGCCACGCTCACGAACCTCGCCCGCGTCACGCCGAGCGATACCGCGAGCGGCGTCGTCGGCCTCCAGATCCGCTTCGTGATGGCCGACGGGACGACGCAGTCGACCTACGCGAACACCGTCGACAATCCTCTCCGCGCCATCGGCGTCACCCTCGCCGTCGTCGACGACGAGAGCCTCAAGCGGATGACCCCGGCGGAACTCCTCTCCCTGCGCGGGACGCTTGCCTCCGCCGCCCCCGCGAACTATACCGTGAAGGAAGCCTGGCAGAAGTCCCTCGACGGCTCCTTTGATTGGGCCGCCTATCCCGCCTCCCTCCGCAACGGCCTCCAGATCTTCGAACGCTTCGTCTATGTCTCTCCCGTCTTCTGA
- a CDS encoding heparinase II/III family protein: MRFLTLGLARAAALSLSVASLLPAGAAAQEAAPAGPPVFDPARAKEIAGFLDPVAKGVGPAIEDRKAWEALGADAAFRARITALAVRYLTEPVPEVTSALYAASAQSGDRKIDNAVTQRRFRLANLVLAEGMENQGRFVPAIEKELAAICSETSWILSGHAKFTKFNDLGTAMTSWNLATADAMLGDRLSPDLRKTIRDLVRQRVIAPYLDSIQGKKPIEWWANNQNNWSAVVHGGIVGSALALDDSVEERAQIIAAAEKETQFYIAGFPADGYSLEGMGYWKYGFGHYVLLAEAILSATHGKVSVYSRDNIRLVAQFPRRFEMITNVWPAYSDSMFMEQPSLWLFHIIDHRYGFGDNTVPSLQLDGMFCTFLYAWGINLAFDEAAPPLSTGDDVLRGRRLRDWFGDSQILVGRPPEGQPGLSFSCKGGNNGTSHGHDDLGTYTLVLAKEPILVDPGSMVYDGRTFSSKRYEIALNNSYGHDVPKVAGQLQKEGAAHAAAVVAKEFGDDADSVTLDITKGYAVPALKTLTRRFDYVRSGGTSLTVADHVEFASPQDFGTAVVTYGIPTEEKPGVWTVTREGETVRIEITSDLPFTVTNETLKDEGRAGKLHRLGIDLQAPATQATLTVKIVPVVAGR; the protein is encoded by the coding sequence ATGCGTTTCTTGACGTTGGGCCTCGCTCGCGCGGCGGCCCTCTCCCTCTCCGTTGCCTCGTTGCTCCCCGCGGGAGCGGCGGCCCAGGAGGCGGCCCCGGCGGGTCCCCCCGTCTTCGATCCCGCGCGGGCCAAGGAGATCGCCGGTTTCCTCGATCCCGTCGCCAAGGGGGTCGGCCCCGCGATCGAGGACCGGAAGGCGTGGGAGGCGCTCGGTGCCGATGCGGCGTTCCGCGCCCGGATCACCGCCCTCGCGGTCCGTTACCTGACCGAGCCGGTCCCCGAGGTGACCTCCGCCCTCTACGCCGCGTCGGCGCAGAGCGGCGACCGCAAGATCGACAACGCCGTCACCCAGCGCCGCTTCCGCCTGGCGAACCTCGTCCTCGCCGAGGGGATGGAAAACCAGGGCCGCTTCGTCCCCGCGATCGAGAAGGAGCTGGCCGCGATCTGCTCCGAGACCAGCTGGATCCTCTCCGGCCACGCGAAGTTCACGAAATTCAACGACCTCGGCACCGCGATGACCTCGTGGAACCTCGCCACCGCCGACGCGATGCTGGGGGACCGCCTCTCGCCCGACCTCCGCAAGACGATCCGCGACCTCGTGCGGCAGCGGGTGATCGCCCCCTACCTCGACAGCATCCAGGGGAAAAAGCCGATCGAGTGGTGGGCGAACAACCAGAACAACTGGAGCGCCGTCGTCCACGGCGGCATCGTCGGCTCGGCCCTTGCCCTCGACGATTCGGTCGAGGAACGGGCCCAGATCATCGCCGCCGCCGAGAAGGAGACCCAGTTCTACATCGCCGGGTTCCCTGCCGACGGCTACTCCCTCGAGGGGATGGGCTATTGGAAGTACGGCTTCGGCCACTACGTCCTCCTCGCCGAGGCGATCCTCTCGGCGACTCACGGGAAGGTCTCCGTTTACTCCCGCGACAACATCCGCCTCGTCGCCCAGTTCCCCCGCCGCTTCGAGATGATCACGAACGTCTGGCCCGCCTATTCGGACTCCATGTTCATGGAGCAGCCGAGCCTCTGGCTCTTCCATATCATCGACCACCGCTACGGCTTCGGCGACAACACCGTCCCCAGCCTCCAGCTCGACGGGATGTTCTGCACCTTCCTCTATGCGTGGGGAATCAACCTCGCCTTCGACGAGGCGGCCCCCCCGCTTTCGACCGGCGACGACGTCCTGCGGGGCCGCCGCCTCCGCGATTGGTTCGGCGACAGCCAGATCCTCGTCGGACGGCCGCCCGAGGGGCAGCCCGGCCTTTCCTTCTCGTGCAAGGGCGGGAACAACGGGACGAGCCACGGCCACGACGACCTCGGCACCTACACCCTCGTCCTCGCCAAGGAGCCGATCCTCGTCGATCCCGGCAGCATGGTCTACGACGGGCGGACCTTCAGCTCGAAGCGGTACGAGATCGCGCTCAACAACTCCTACGGCCACGACGTGCCGAAGGTGGCCGGGCAGCTGCAGAAGGAAGGGGCGGCCCACGCGGCCGCGGTGGTGGCGAAGGAATTCGGCGACGACGCCGACAGCGTCACCCTCGACATCACCAAGGGCTACGCCGTTCCGGCGCTCAAGACCCTGACCCGCCGTTTCGATTACGTCCGGAGCGGCGGCACCTCCCTGACGGTGGCCGACCATGTCGAATTCGCCTCCCCGCAGGACTTCGGCACCGCCGTCGTCACCTACGGAATCCCGACCGAGGAAAAGCCCGGCGTCTGGACCGTCACCCGCGAAGGCGAGACCGTCCGGATCGAGATCACCTCCGACCTCCCCTTCACCGTGACGAACGAGACCCTGAAGGACGAAGGCCGCGCCGGGAAGCTGCATCGGCTGGGTATCGACCTCCAGGCCCCCGCAACGCAGGCGACGCTAACGGTGAAAATCGTGCCGGTGGTGGCGGGGAGATAA
- a CDS encoding carbohydrate binding domain-containing protein: MNSRASSLLLLAGVLLFPALPLPARADDAPPAPAGAVPFPNAGFESGKENWTFAKDDEAQGLSQVSPDAAHTGKSGLRVKQATGGPGSWAQCDKIPVEGGKRYRISYWARCVEDSGIGVWVNIFDASGKVIKPPSAEAFTSLVPSSATTWTQYFFDVTVPADTTSLNLAVHCFSKRSTLADFDDFSVVLNP, encoded by the coding sequence ATGAACTCACGCGCCTCGTCCCTCCTCCTCCTCGCCGGTGTCCTGCTGTTCCCCGCCTTGCCCCTCCCCGCCCGCGCCGATGACGCGCCTCCCGCCCCCGCCGGTGCCGTCCCCTTCCCCAACGCGGGCTTCGAGTCGGGCAAGGAAAACTGGACGTTCGCGAAGGACGACGAGGCGCAGGGCCTCAGCCAGGTCAGCCCCGACGCGGCCCACACGGGCAAGTCCGGGCTCCGGGTGAAGCAGGCGACGGGCGGGCCGGGCTCGTGGGCGCAGTGCGACAAGATCCCGGTCGAGGGCGGGAAGCGCTACCGCATCTCCTATTGGGCCCGGTGCGTCGAGGACAGCGGGATCGGCGTCTGGGTGAACATCTTCGACGCGTCGGGCAAGGTGATCAAGCCGCCCTCGGCCGAGGCCTTCACCTCCCTCGTCCCGTCCTCGGCGACGACGTGGACCCAGTATTTCTTCGACGTCACGGTGCCGGCCGACACGACCTCGCTGAACCTCGCCGTCCACTGCTTCTCCAAGCGTTCGACCCTGGCCGACTTCGACGACTTCTCCGTCGTCCTGAATCCCTAA
- a CDS encoding acetylxylan esterase, producing the protein MKRRILRLLLTPLLALAMEIGYSTDVVAASSSDGKTPAETVLTVTADRPDALYHQGETVTFNISLLTNQQPVAEGAVEWTLTKDGVLPPLDHGTATVHDGKASITGTMSEPGFLHCEAKFKSDKGLLTAISAGGIDPTLIKPSLPVPDDFDAFWDAKKKELAAVPMNTKLTPVPPPANRSGVETFEFQADSIGNPVMGFYGRPIGAAPKSLPALLFVPGAGVRSANLDGVAGWAKNGNGMLVADINAHGIPNGQPGAFYGGLDGGELKDYRVRGRDSRDTYYFLGVHYRSLRALQFLMEQPEWDGKTLILIGGSQGGGLAFAAAALEPRVTYMIAFVPGLSDHSGFLAGRIAGWPKIVPKGADGQYDPKVTEAMRYFDTSNFATRIKIPAHVEVGFLDVICPPTCGYLAYNNLAGKKEIVNHVENGHDIGPQIWNDSKKLTLAHIAEQAKTP; encoded by the coding sequence ATGAAACGCCGCATCCTGCGCCTCCTCCTCACCCCTCTCCTCGCCCTCGCCATGGAAATCGGATACTCCACAGATGTCGTCGCCGCCTCGTCCTCCGACGGGAAGACCCCTGCCGAGACGGTGCTGACGGTGACCGCCGACCGGCCCGACGCCCTCTACCACCAGGGGGAGACGGTCACCTTCAATATCTCCCTCCTGACGAACCAGCAGCCGGTCGCCGAGGGGGCCGTCGAGTGGACGCTGACGAAGGACGGCGTCCTCCCGCCCCTCGACCACGGGACGGCGACGGTCCACGACGGCAAGGCCTCGATCACCGGGACGATGAGCGAGCCCGGCTTCCTCCATTGCGAGGCGAAGTTCAAGAGCGACAAGGGCCTCCTCACTGCGATCTCGGCGGGCGGGATCGACCCGACGCTGATCAAGCCGAGCCTCCCCGTCCCCGACGACTTCGACGCCTTCTGGGACGCGAAGAAGAAGGAGCTGGCGGCGGTCCCGATGAACACGAAGCTGACCCCCGTCCCGCCCCCGGCGAACCGTTCCGGCGTCGAGACCTTCGAGTTCCAGGCCGACAGCATCGGCAACCCCGTCATGGGCTTCTACGGCCGCCCGATCGGGGCCGCGCCGAAGAGCCTTCCCGCCCTCCTCTTCGTCCCCGGGGCCGGCGTCCGCAGCGCGAACCTCGACGGCGTCGCCGGCTGGGCGAAGAACGGGAATGGCATGCTCGTCGCCGACATCAACGCCCACGGCATCCCGAACGGCCAGCCCGGCGCCTTCTACGGCGGCCTCGACGGCGGGGAGCTGAAGGACTACCGCGTCCGCGGCCGCGACTCGCGGGACACCTACTACTTCCTCGGCGTCCACTACCGGAGCCTCCGCGCGCTCCAGTTCCTGATGGAGCAGCCCGAGTGGGACGGGAAGACCCTGATCCTCATCGGCGGCAGCCAGGGCGGCGGCCTCGCCTTCGCCGCGGCGGCGCTCGAGCCCCGCGTCACCTACATGATCGCCTTCGTCCCCGGCCTCTCCGACCACTCGGGCTTCCTCGCGGGCCGCATCGCGGGCTGGCCGAAGATCGTCCCGAAAGGGGCCGACGGCCAATACGACCCGAAGGTCACCGAGGCGATGCGCTACTTCGACACGTCGAACTTCGCCACCCGGATCAAGATCCCGGCCCACGTCGAGGTCGGCTTCCTCGACGTCATCTGCCCTCCGACCTGCGGCTACCTCGCCTACAACAACCTGGCCGGAAAGAAGGAGATCGTGAACCACGTCGAGAACGGACACGACATCGGGCCGCAGATCTGGAACGACTCGAAGAAGCTGACCCTCGCCCACATCGCCGAGCAGGCCAAGACCCCCTGA
- a CDS encoding LacI family DNA-binding transcriptional regulator, with translation MILPGYVGQRDIAQRAGVHITTVSLALRDSPRLPEATRQRIRSIAEEMGYRPDPMLSALTIYRERIKRVRHQGTLAWIGPVFRKGQPWSGFKEYRKGGEERCAELGYQMEEFRLSELSSGRLSKILKARNIQGLIIPPQSFSRAHINFDWENFSAVCFGYTLSRPRLHLVSNAQYRSARIAVRALRAHGYRRIAFVTTRVNDERTDQNFSSGFLSEQRRFRPEDQVPMLILDDGPRVDELPQFKKWYQRYKPEVVIYHYPPVADYFALLGVGPETCGWASLSLASTDGSLAGVCQNDLLIGRAAVDFLIGMIHRNERGIPETRSQLLIDGTWIDGATVLPKKDLMSLPKPNPTPEPKAEEAISPKPKPTRRRVAAK, from the coding sequence ATGATCCTTCCGGGCTATGTCGGACAGCGCGATATCGCGCAGCGGGCCGGTGTCCATATCACGACGGTTTCCCTCGCCCTGCGCGACAGTCCCCGCCTTCCCGAGGCGACGCGGCAGCGGATCCGCTCCATCGCCGAGGAGATGGGGTACCGGCCCGATCCGATGCTCTCCGCCCTCACGATCTACCGGGAGCGGATCAAGCGGGTCCGCCACCAGGGGACGCTGGCCTGGATCGGCCCCGTCTTCCGCAAGGGTCAGCCGTGGAGCGGCTTCAAGGAATACCGCAAGGGAGGCGAGGAGCGGTGCGCCGAGCTGGGATACCAGATGGAGGAATTCCGCCTCTCGGAACTCAGCAGCGGACGGCTCTCGAAGATCCTGAAGGCCCGCAACATCCAGGGCCTCATCATCCCGCCCCAGTCGTTCAGCCGCGCCCACATCAACTTCGATTGGGAGAACTTCTCGGCGGTCTGCTTCGGCTACACCCTCTCCCGGCCGCGGCTTCATCTGGTGAGCAACGCGCAGTACCGCTCCGCCCGGATCGCGGTCCGCGCCCTCCGCGCCCACGGCTACCGGCGGATCGCCTTCGTCACCACCCGCGTCAACGACGAGCGGACCGACCAGAATTTCTCCTCCGGCTTCCTCTCCGAGCAGCGCCGCTTCCGGCCCGAGGACCAGGTCCCGATGCTGATCCTCGACGATGGGCCGCGGGTCGACGAATTGCCGCAGTTCAAGAAATGGTACCAGCGGTACAAGCCCGAGGTCGTCATCTACCATTACCCGCCGGTCGCCGACTATTTCGCCCTGCTCGGCGTCGGTCCCGAGACCTGCGGCTGGGCTTCCCTCAGCCTGGCCTCCACCGACGGTAGCCTCGCCGGGGTCTGCCAGAACGACCTTCTCATCGGCCGCGCCGCCGTCGACTTCCTCATCGGGATGATCCATCGCAACGAGCGGGGCATCCCCGAGACCCGCAGCCAGCTCCTGATCGACGGCACGTGGATCGACGGGGCGACCGTTCTCCCGAAGAAGGACCTGATGTCGCTGCCCAAGCCGAATCCGACGCCCGAGCCCAAGGCGGAGGAGGCGATCTCGCCCAAGCCGAAGCCGACACGGCGACGGGTCGCGGCGAAATAG